DNA sequence from the Raineyella sp. LH-20 genome:
TGTCGAGGCCGGAGTCGGTCTCGTCGAGGATGGCGACCTTGGGGTTGAGCAGCTCGAGCTGGGCGATCTCGTGGCGCTTCTTCTCGCCACCGGAGAAGCCCTCGTTGACCGAGCGCTGCGCGAAGGTGGGGTCGAGGTCCATCCGGCCCAGCGCCTCGGTGACTTGCTTGGTCCAGGTGCGGATCTTCGGCGCCTGGCCGTCGACCGCGGTCTTGGCGGTCCGCAGGAAGTTCGCGACCGAGACGCCGGGCACCTCGACCGGATACTGCATCGCCAGGAACAGGCCGGCGCGGGCCCGCTCGTCGACGCTCATTGCGAGGATGTCGGCGCCGTCGAGCGTCACGGTGCCACCGGTGACGGTGTACTTCGGATGCCCGGCCAGCGTGTAGGCCAGGGTCGACTTGCCGGAGCCGTTCGGGCCCATGATCGCGTGGGTCTGGCCGGAACGGATGGTGAGGTCGACGCCCTTGAGGATGGGCTTGGGACCGGATTCGGTCTCCACCTGGACGTGCAGGTCGTGGATCTCGAGGGTTGCCATGGGGTGGTCTCCTGTGTGCGGGACGTCTGGGAAGGGAAGTCGGAAGGGACGATCAGGCCTGCGGCGGGGCACCGACGGTCGCCGCGAGCTCTGCGGTGACGGCCTCCAGCAGGCGCTGTTCGATGTCGGGGACGCCGATCTTGGCGATGATCTCGGTGAAGAAGCCGAACACCACCAGGCGACGGGCCTCCGCCTCCGGGATGCCGCGGCTCTGCAGGTAGAACAGGTGCTCGTCGTCGAACCGGCCGGTGGTGGCCGAGTGGCCGGCGCCGGCGATCTCGCCGGTCTCGATCTCCAGGTTGGGCACCGCGTCGGCCCGGCAGCCGTCGGTGAGCACCAGGTTGCGGTCCGACTCGTACGTGTCGATGCCTTCGGCGGTCTTGCGGATCAGCACGTCGCCGACCCACACGGTGTGCGCGCCCTTGCCCTGCAGTGCGCCGCGGTAGTCGACCCGGGACACCGACTTGGGGGTGGCGTGGTCGACCAGCAGCCGGTGCTCGAGATGCTGGCCGGCATCGGCGAAGTAGACGCCGTACTGGTGCAGCTCGCCGCCCACCCCGGCGTAGTCGGTGGTCTGGGTGAGCCGGACCAGGTCGCCGCCGAGGGTGGCGGTCACCGCGGTCACCGACGCGTCCCGGCCGACCTCGACCGAGGTCTGGCCGGTGTGCACCGCATCGTCGTCCCACAGCTGCAGCTCGACCAGGTTGACCGTGGCGCCCTCGCCGACCAGCACCGAGACGTACGCGTCGTACGTCGCCGACCCGAAGTGCTCCAGAGCGATGGTGGCCTTGGCGTGGTGCCCGACGGTGATCACCAGATGCTCGTGCACCACCGCGTCGACGCTCTCACCGGTGAGGGTGAGGATCACCGGCGCAGCGAGCTCCGCCTCGGCCGGGATGTCGACCCGGACCGCCCCGTCGGCGTTCGCCGCCGCGAGGACCGCGAGCCGGTCCATCGGCGCCCGACCGCCGAGAGCACGGGCCTCCTCGCCGGTGATCCGGGTCAGCGTGACACCTTCGGGCAGGCTGGTCTGCCACTGCAGCCGGTCACCGGTGGCGTCGGCCTCCAACAGCCCGCGCAGCCGCTTCAGCGGGGTGAACCGCCAGATCTCCTCGCGCCCCTTGGGGACCGGGAAATCGGCGACGTCCCACGACGGTGTGGCGTGCAGATGGGAGGCGATCTTCGGCAGACGCGGGACGCGCAGCGCGGGCGCGGCGGCGGTCAGGCCGTTGGACGTGCCTTCGGCGGACAGGCCTTCAGTGGACAAGCCTTCATTGGACGCGGTATCGACGGACAAGGGTCACTCTCTTCGATGCGTACGGGGGCGTACGGGACGTACGGGGGGACGGACCGGCCGGCGGGTCAGCCGACGGCGCCTTCCATCTGCAGCTCGATCAGACGGTTGAGTTCCAGGGCGTACTCCATCGGCAGCTCCTTGGCGATCGGCTCGATGAAGCCGCGCAC
Encoded proteins:
- the sufC gene encoding Fe-S cluster assembly ATPase SufC is translated as MATLEIHDLHVQVETESGPKPILKGVDLTIRSGQTHAIMGPNGSGKSTLAYTLAGHPKYTVTGGTVTLDGADILAMSVDERARAGLFLAMQYPVEVPGVSVANFLRTAKTAVDGQAPKIRTWTKQVTEALGRMDLDPTFAQRSVNEGFSGGEKKRHEIAQLELLNPKVAILDETDSGLDIDALRVVSEGVNRFIQQGDRGVLLITHYTRILRYIKPDVVHVFVDGHMVTQGGPELAEELEAEGYDKYVKAARVDA
- the sufD gene encoding Fe-S cluster assembly protein SufD codes for the protein MSTEGLSAEGTSNGLTAAAPALRVPRLPKIASHLHATPSWDVADFPVPKGREEIWRFTPLKRLRGLLEADATGDRLQWQTSLPEGVTLTRITGEEARALGGRAPMDRLAVLAAANADGAVRVDIPAEAELAAPVILTLTGESVDAVVHEHLVITVGHHAKATIALEHFGSATYDAYVSVLVGEGATVNLVELQLWDDDAVHTGQTSVEVGRDASVTAVTATLGGDLVRLTQTTDYAGVGGELHQYGVYFADAGQHLEHRLLVDHATPKSVSRVDYRGALQGKGAHTVWVGDVLIRKTAEGIDTYESDRNLVLTDGCRADAVPNLEIETGEIAGAGHSATTGRFDDEHLFYLQSRGIPEAEARRLVVFGFFTEIIAKIGVPDIEQRLLEAVTAELAATVGAPPQA